The following coding sequences lie in one Corynebacterium humireducens NBRC 106098 = DSM 45392 genomic window:
- the paaI gene encoding hydroxyphenylacetyl-CoA thioesterase PaaI: MTQLLAPGVAQGAKYDHVRTMFEEDLASAGLGMVITHIGDGEARGHFTIRPDMCNGHGTAQGGYLFTFADSLFAGACNSTGNIAVAAQVGIHYIAPAREGDVVEGHAVERRVWGRNGITDVTLTVNGEPIAEFRGTSRVVRAI; the protein is encoded by the coding sequence ATGACCCAGCTTCTCGCCCCCGGCGTCGCCCAGGGAGCCAAGTACGACCACGTCCGCACCATGTTCGAGGAGGATCTGGCCTCCGCGGGCCTGGGCATGGTCATCACCCACATCGGCGACGGCGAGGCCCGGGGCCACTTCACGATCCGCCCCGACATGTGCAACGGCCACGGCACCGCCCAGGGCGGCTACCTCTTCACCTTCGCCGACTCCCTGTTCGCCGGCGCCTGCAACTCCACCGGCAACATCGCGGTCGCGGCCCAGGTGGGCATCCACTACATCGCACCCGCCCGCGAGGGCGACGTCGTGGAGGGCCACGCGGTCGAGCGTCGCGTGTGGGGACGCAACGGGATCACCGACGTCACGCTCACCGTCAACGGCGAGCCCATCGCGGAGTTCCGCGGCACATCCCGTGTGGTCAGAGCGATCTGA
- a CDS encoding AMP-binding protein, whose translation MASSTDITSTINGPQTSIEYASRDELTALQTERMKNTLRHAYYNVPHYRRAFDEKGVHPDDFKELKDISLFPFTDKAVLRENYPFGMFAVQKHQIARIHASSGTTGRPTVVGYTRNDIENWSNLVARSLRAGGVRPGDRVQVTFGYGLFTGGLGLHYGVEKLGATAIPMSGGQTDKQLEIMRDFEPDAIVGTPSYMLNVLDRMRANGMDPRDSSIRVGIFGSEPWTEGMRKDLEDGFGIDATDIYGLSEVMGPGVAQECIETKDGLTVWEDHFYPEILDPETLEPVPDGELGELVITPITKEAFPVIRYRTHDLTRLLPGTARSMRRLDRISARNDDMIILRGVNCFPTQFEELITMDKNLRPRYQCVLTKRGRMDHLTLVVEHAPGRTPEEINYSQFNLRKLIKDRMGVTVDVDVVDQVDSGEGKAKRIVDNR comes from the coding sequence GTGGCTTCCTCGACGGATATCACCTCCACGATCAACGGTCCCCAGACCAGCATCGAGTACGCCTCCCGCGATGAGCTGACCGCTCTGCAGACCGAGCGCATGAAGAACACCCTGCGCCACGCGTACTACAACGTCCCGCACTACCGTCGGGCCTTCGATGAGAAGGGCGTCCACCCGGACGACTTCAAGGAGCTCAAGGACATCTCCCTGTTCCCGTTCACGGACAAGGCCGTCCTCCGTGAGAACTACCCCTTCGGCATGTTCGCGGTCCAGAAGCACCAGATCGCCCGCATCCACGCCTCCTCCGGCACCACCGGCCGTCCCACCGTCGTCGGCTACACCCGCAACGACATCGAGAACTGGTCCAACCTGGTCGCCCGTTCCCTGCGCGCCGGCGGCGTCCGCCCCGGTGACCGCGTCCAGGTGACCTTCGGCTACGGCCTGTTCACCGGTGGCCTGGGTCTGCACTACGGCGTCGAGAAGCTCGGTGCCACCGCCATCCCGATGTCCGGCGGCCAGACCGACAAGCAGCTCGAGATCATGCGTGACTTCGAGCCGGACGCCATCGTCGGCACCCCGTCCTACATGCTCAACGTCCTCGACCGCATGCGCGCCAACGGCATGGACCCGCGCGACTCCTCCATCCGCGTCGGCATCTTCGGCTCCGAGCCGTGGACCGAGGGCATGCGCAAGGACCTCGAGGACGGCTTCGGCATCGACGCCACCGACATCTACGGCCTCTCCGAGGTCATGGGCCCCGGCGTCGCCCAGGAGTGCATCGAGACCAAGGACGGCCTCACCGTCTGGGAGGACCACTTCTACCCGGAGATCCTCGACCCGGAGACCCTGGAGCCGGTGCCGGACGGCGAGCTCGGCGAGCTGGTGATCACCCCGATCACCAAGGAGGCCTTCCCGGTCATCCGCTACCGCACCCACGACCTCACCCGTCTGCTGCCGGGCACCGCCCGCTCCATGCGTCGCCTGGACCGCATCAGCGCCCGCAACGACGACATGATCATCCTCCGTGGCGTCAACTGCTTCCCGACCCAGTTCGAGGAGCTCATCACCATGGACAAGAACCTCCGCCCGCGCTACCAGTGCGTCCTCACCAAGCGGGGCCGCATGGACCACCTGACCCTGGTCGTCGAGCATGCCCCGGGCCGCACCCCGGAGGAGATCAACTACTCGCAGTTCAACCTCCGCAAGCTCATCAAGGACCGCATGGGCGTCACCGTCGACGTCGACGTGGTCGACCAGGTCGACAGCGGCGAAGGCAAGGCCAAGCGCATCGTCGACAACCGCTGA
- the paaC gene encoding 1,2-phenylacetyl-CoA epoxidase subunit PaaC, which produces MSSFATVDSATRQTQGDSLTAEDVQGLGAKASEDVAAYAAMLGDDALMLGQRLSWWISRAPEMEEDIALANIALDLIGHTRFLYSYAGTAWDKTEDDLAYFREEEEFRSARLMEQENGDFGQTIARQLIASYYMLGLYTALLDSKDETLAAIAAKAVKEVEYHVDHANQWVLRLSLGTELSKHRIEEGLFYMWPYVDELFEDLELHTRLAEQGIAVLPSSLRAEFDERIKHVLDTAELEIPQTPQAMSGQRTGRFSELRAYILAELQVFARKHPGATW; this is translated from the coding sequence GTGAGCAGCTTCGCAACCGTTGATTCCGCCACCCGCCAGACCCAGGGTGACTCCCTCACCGCCGAGGACGTCCAGGGCCTCGGCGCCAAGGCCAGCGAGGACGTCGCCGCCTACGCCGCCATGCTGGGCGATGACGCCCTCATGCTCGGCCAGCGCCTGAGCTGGTGGATCTCCCGTGCGCCGGAGATGGAGGAGGACATCGCCCTCGCCAACATCGCACTGGACCTGATCGGCCACACCCGCTTCCTGTACTCCTACGCCGGCACCGCGTGGGACAAGACCGAGGACGACCTCGCCTACTTCCGCGAGGAGGAGGAGTTCCGCTCCGCCCGCCTCATGGAGCAGGAGAACGGTGACTTCGGCCAGACCATCGCCCGTCAGCTGATCGCCTCGTACTACATGCTCGGCCTGTACACGGCCCTGCTGGACTCCAAGGACGAGACCCTCGCCGCCATCGCCGCGAAGGCCGTCAAGGAGGTCGAGTACCACGTCGACCACGCGAACCAGTGGGTTCTGCGTCTCAGCCTGGGCACCGAGCTGTCCAAGCACCGCATCGAGGAGGGCCTGTTCTACATGTGGCCCTACGTCGATGAGCTGTTCGAGGACCTGGAGCTGCACACCCGCCTCGCCGAGCAGGGCATCGCCGTCCTGCCGTCGAGCCTCCGCGCCGAGTTCGACGAGCGCATCAAGCACGTGCTCGACACCGCCGAGCTGGAGATCCCGCAGACCCCGCAGGCCATGTCCGGCCAGCGCACGGGCCGCTTCTCCGAGCTGCGCGCCTACATCCTCGCCGAGCTGCAGGTCTTCGCCCGCAAGCACCCCGGCGCCACCTGGTAA
- the paaD gene encoding 1,2-phenylacetyl-CoA epoxidase subunit PaaD: MTTHPLRPTDPEAAKVWDTAASVPDPEIPVISIADLGILRDAAIIDGTAVVTITPTYSGCPAMDHITREVEEALVAAGYENSRVDLVLQPAWTTDWITEEGREQLRDYGIAPPVHAAGDPRQGPIKLTLAPPPPVPCPRCGSTRTKNIAQFGSTSCKALYSCEDCLEPFDYFKVH; the protein is encoded by the coding sequence GTGACCACCCATCCCCTGCGTCCCACCGATCCTGAGGCCGCCAAGGTCTGGGACACCGCCGCCAGCGTGCCCGACCCGGAGATCCCCGTGATCTCCATCGCGGACCTGGGCATTCTTCGCGACGCCGCCATCATCGACGGCACTGCGGTGGTGACGATCACCCCGACCTACTCCGGATGTCCGGCCATGGACCACATCACGCGTGAGGTCGAGGAGGCGCTCGTCGCCGCCGGCTACGAGAACTCCCGCGTCGACCTGGTGCTCCAGCCCGCCTGGACCACCGACTGGATCACCGAGGAGGGTCGCGAGCAGCTGCGTGACTACGGCATCGCGCCGCCCGTGCACGCTGCCGGCGACCCCCGTCAGGGTCCGATCAAGCTCACCCTCGCTCCCCCGCCCCCGGTCCCGTGCCCGCGCTGCGGCTCGACCCGGACCAAAAACATCGCCCAATTCGGCTCGACCTCCTGCAAGGCCCTGTACTCCTGCGAGGACTGCCTCGAGCCCTTCGACTACTTCAAGGTGCACTGA
- a CDS encoding Fpg/Nei family DNA glycosylase, which produces MPEGHVIHRLARELNAGFTGDALEVTSPQGRFSAEAALLDGHRIVRAEAVGKHLFIEFDAPHPEHIVYIHLGLIGQLRFEPAGEQAGQIRLRIRAGDVAAHLRGPQWCRLITEEEYAQIRARSGEDPIRPDADPEVLWPRIRRSRRTIGSLLMDQRLFAGVGNIYRAETLFRLGISPFLPGAQLTKAEFDSIWLDLVGLMAEGVESGRIDTVREIHTPEAMGRAPRKDDHGGEVYVYRRAGLPCYVCGTPVCHRVLEGRNLFWCPSCQDGD; this is translated from the coding sequence ATGCCTGAAGGTCATGTCATCCATCGTCTCGCCCGTGAGTTGAACGCGGGGTTCACCGGCGACGCACTGGAGGTCACGTCCCCGCAGGGTCGTTTCTCCGCCGAGGCGGCGCTTCTCGACGGCCACCGGATCGTCCGGGCCGAGGCCGTCGGCAAGCATCTGTTCATCGAGTTCGACGCACCCCACCCGGAGCACATCGTCTACATCCACCTGGGGCTCATCGGGCAGCTGCGGTTCGAGCCGGCCGGGGAGCAGGCGGGGCAGATCCGGCTGCGGATCCGCGCCGGGGACGTGGCGGCGCATCTGCGGGGGCCGCAGTGGTGCCGGCTCATCACGGAGGAGGAGTACGCGCAGATCCGGGCACGGTCGGGTGAGGACCCGATCCGTCCCGACGCCGACCCGGAGGTCCTGTGGCCGCGGATCCGGCGGTCGCGGCGCACGATCGGCTCGCTGCTGATGGACCAGAGGCTCTTCGCCGGGGTGGGCAACATCTACCGCGCGGAGACGCTGTTTCGCCTGGGGATCTCCCCGTTCCTGCCGGGTGCGCAGCTGACGAAGGCCGAGTTCGACAGCATCTGGCTCGACCTGGTGGGGCTCATGGCGGAGGGGGTGGAGTCGGGGCGCATCGACACGGTGCGGGAGATCCACACCCCGGAGGCCATGGGGCGGGCGCCCCGGAAGGACGACCACGGCGGCGAGGTGTACGTCTACCGCCGCGCCGGGCTGCCCTGCTACGTGTGCGGCACGCCGGTGTGCCACCGGGTGCTGGAGGGCCGCAATCTCTTCTGGTGCCCCTCGTGTCAGGACGGTGACTAG
- the paaB gene encoding 1,2-phenylacetyl-CoA epoxidase subunit PaaB, which yields MSDQQHWPMWEVFVRSSRGLSHVHAGSLHAPDATMALRNARDLYTRRNEGTSVWVVPTEAVTASDPDSKGGFFESASGKNYRHATYYEKSEGVPHL from the coding sequence ATGTCTGACCAGCAGCACTGGCCCATGTGGGAGGTCTTCGTCCGAAGCTCCCGCGGTCTGTCCCACGTCCACGCAGGCTCCCTGCACGCCCCGGACGCCACCATGGCCCTGCGTAACGCACGCGACCTGTACACCCGTCGCAACGAGGGCACCTCCGTGTGGGTCGTCCCCACCGAGGCCGTCACCGCCTCCGACCCGGACTCCAAGGGCGGCTTCTTCGAGTCGGCCTCCGGCAAGAACTACCGCCACGCCACCTACTACGAGAAGTCTGAAGGGGTGCCGCACCTGTGA
- a CDS encoding TetR/AcrR family transcriptional regulator produces the protein MSTTVTPTGSGRGRPGYAREDVIRIAVEEFNARGYEATSMGALAERLGLSKSAIYHHIASKEEILVEATDKALEELTAVVEGALAETADPVEQLRLLIGGTTRVLCEYPAYVRLLLRLRGNTDAELAIMARRRVITRALVDVVKRAQEEGSLRTDLEAGVVARLIFGMINSIVEWYNPEGRYAPADLESITPEMVFTGIVRSRA, from the coding sequence ATGTCCACTACCGTCACCCCGACCGGCTCGGGACGGGGTCGCCCCGGTTACGCCCGCGAGGACGTCATCCGCATCGCGGTGGAGGAGTTCAACGCCCGCGGCTACGAGGCGACCTCCATGGGGGCCCTCGCCGAGCGTCTCGGGCTGAGCAAGTCGGCGATCTACCACCACATCGCCTCCAAGGAGGAGATCCTCGTCGAGGCCACGGACAAGGCGCTCGAGGAGCTCACCGCCGTCGTCGAGGGTGCCCTCGCCGAGACCGCCGACCCGGTCGAGCAGCTGCGCCTGCTCATCGGCGGCACCACCCGCGTGCTGTGCGAGTACCCGGCCTACGTCCGGCTGCTGCTGCGTCTGCGCGGCAACACCGACGCCGAGCTCGCGATCATGGCCCGCCGCCGGGTGATCACCCGGGCGCTGGTGGACGTCGTCAAGCGGGCGCAGGAGGAGGGTTCCCTGCGCACCGACCTGGAGGCCGGCGTCGTCGCGCGCCTCATCTTCGGGATGATCAACTCGATCGTGGAGTGGTACAACCCCGAGGGCCGTTACGCGCCGGCGGATCTGGAGTCGATTACCCCCGAAATGGTTTTCACGGGAATCGTCCGGTCGCGGGCATAA
- a CDS encoding DUF1846 domain-containing protein, which produces MPHRIGFDRERYIQLQSEHINARRSEIGGKLYLEMGGKLFDDMHASRVLPGFTPDNKIAMLERIKEDVEIIVCLNAKDLERQKVRADLGIPYEEDTLRLIDVFRERGFLVENVVLTQLTDDNPIAHAFMERLQRLGLKVHRHRVIPGYPTDTRRIVSEQGFGVNDYVETSRDLVVVTAPGPGSGKLATCLSQVYHEYQRGVKAGYAKFETFPIWNLPLEHPVNLAYEAATADLDDINVIDPFHLAAYGRQVTSYNRDVEVFPLLRTLLETLAGESPYQSPTDMGVNMVGHCISDDEICREASRQEIVRRYYKALVDERREDLDDVVSSRIGMIMSKARTTVEDRRVVAPALAVAHQTGEPGSAIELADGTIITGKTTPLLGCSAGMLLNALKHLAGIDRELHLLSPESIEPIQTLKTEHLGSRNPRLHTDEVLIALSVSAAGSDDARRALAELKNLRGCEVHTTTILGSVDEDIFRNLGVLVTSEPEYWRKSLYRKR; this is translated from the coding sequence ATGCCGCACAGGATCGGATTCGATCGCGAACGTTACATCCAACTGCAGTCGGAGCACATCAACGCCCGCCGCTCGGAGATCGGCGGCAAGCTCTACCTCGAGATGGGCGGCAAGCTCTTCGACGACATGCACGCCTCCCGCGTCCTGCCCGGCTTCACTCCGGACAACAAGATCGCCATGCTCGAGCGGATCAAGGAGGACGTCGAGATCATCGTCTGCCTCAACGCCAAGGACCTCGAACGCCAGAAGGTCCGCGCCGACCTCGGCATCCCGTACGAGGAGGACACCCTCCGCCTCATCGACGTCTTCCGGGAGCGGGGCTTCCTCGTGGAGAACGTCGTGCTCACCCAGCTCACCGACGACAACCCCATCGCCCACGCCTTCATGGAGCGCCTCCAGCGCCTGGGCCTCAAGGTGCACCGCCACCGTGTCATCCCCGGCTACCCGACCGACACCCGCCGCATCGTCTCCGAGCAGGGCTTCGGCGTCAACGACTACGTCGAGACCAGCCGTGACCTGGTGGTCGTCACCGCGCCGGGCCCCGGCTCCGGCAAGCTCGCCACCTGCCTGTCGCAGGTGTACCACGAGTACCAGCGGGGCGTGAAGGCCGGCTACGCCAAGTTCGAGACCTTCCCCATCTGGAACCTCCCCCTCGAGCACCCCGTCAACCTCGCCTACGAGGCCGCCACCGCCGACCTCGACGACATCAACGTCATCGACCCCTTCCACCTCGCCGCCTACGGCCGGCAGGTCACCAGCTACAACCGCGACGTCGAGGTCTTCCCCCTCCTGCGCACCCTCCTGGAGACCCTCGCCGGGGAGAGCCCCTACCAGTCGCCCACCGACATGGGCGTCAACATGGTCGGACACTGCATCTCCGACGACGAGATCTGCCGCGAGGCCTCCCGTCAGGAGATCGTGCGCCGCTACTACAAGGCACTTGTCGACGAACGCCGTGAGGACCTCGACGACGTCGTCTCCTCCCGCATCGGCATGATCATGTCGAAGGCACGCACCACCGTCGAGGACCGCCGCGTGGTCGCCCCCGCCCTGGCCGTCGCCCACCAGACCGGCGAGCCGGGCTCCGCGATCGAACTCGCCGACGGCACCATCATCACCGGCAAGACCACCCCGCTGCTGGGCTGCTCGGCCGGCATGCTGCTCAACGCCCTCAAGCACCTCGCCGGCATCGACCGGGAGCTGCACCTGCTCTCCCCCGAGTCGATCGAGCCGATCCAGACCCTCAAGACGGAGCACCTCGGCTCCCGCAACCCGCGCCTGCACACCGACGAGGTGCTCATCGCCCTGTCCGTGTCCGCCGCCGGCAGCGACGACGCGCGCCGGGCCCTGGCCGAGCTGAAGAACCTCCGCGGCTGCGAGGTCCACACCACCACCATCCTCGGCTCGGTGGACGAGGACATCTTCCGCAACCTGGGCGTGCTCGTCACCTCCGAGCCAGAGTACTGGCGCAAGTCGCTGTACCGGAAGCGGTAG
- a CDS encoding bifunctional ADP-dependent NAD(P)H-hydrate dehydratase/NAD(P)H-hydrate epimerase, whose amino-acid sequence MTSRSLAHPVATIRACEQVLLDAQPEPDHLMRQAAHAVAVAADALLSDVEAPEVCLLVGAGGNGGDALYAGAELAASHGGRGVHAILLGREGRVHERALAAFEEAGGVVVRHLPPQPAGDLIIDGVLGIGGAGGLSPELGAWLRRAREEAIPVLAVDVPSGVDADTGALPEHHVTADVTVTFGGLRLAHAVGNACGEILVADIANGEDSLGDALAREVLEGRSPYVLVLRALAPSRDWPLPLHAPHTPEWSGPLEPGAGDDKYSGGVVGLCAGSGTYPGAAVLTALGAVRATSAMVRYVGPLGRDVVRAVPEVVISATVADTGRVQAWVVGPGRGEDASELEELLARPEPLLVDADAITLLARSPELRSALRAREGDTLLTPHAGEFRRLADAVGGLPDVTADPLGAVQALAEDLRCEVLLKGRRTILWTGGRIVTVDAGSSWAATPGSGDVLAGIAGAWIARAGMPGVVEAVAVHGVATWLSAQTPDGPAPTSASRIAEAVPQATARLSRGRRQAENRATHEG is encoded by the coding sequence ATGACGTCGCGCAGCCTCGCCCATCCGGTCGCCACGATCCGTGCCTGCGAACAGGTGCTTCTCGACGCCCAACCGGAACCTGACCACCTCATGCGCCAGGCGGCCCACGCGGTGGCCGTCGCGGCGGACGCGCTGCTCAGCGACGTGGAGGCGCCGGAGGTCTGCCTGCTGGTCGGCGCCGGGGGCAACGGCGGTGACGCGCTCTACGCGGGGGCGGAGCTCGCGGCCTCCCACGGTGGCCGAGGTGTCCACGCGATCCTCCTCGGCCGGGAGGGGCGCGTGCACGAGCGGGCGTTGGCGGCCTTCGAGGAGGCCGGCGGTGTCGTCGTGCGTCACCTGCCGCCGCAGCCCGCGGGGGACCTCATCATCGACGGCGTCCTCGGCATCGGCGGCGCGGGCGGTCTCTCCCCGGAACTGGGGGCCTGGCTGCGGCGGGCCCGGGAGGAGGCGATCCCGGTCCTGGCGGTCGACGTCCCCTCGGGCGTGGACGCCGACACCGGTGCCCTGCCGGAGCACCACGTCACCGCCGACGTCACCGTGACGTTCGGTGGTCTACGCCTCGCGCACGCGGTGGGCAACGCGTGCGGTGAGATCCTCGTGGCCGACATCGCGAACGGGGAGGACTCCCTGGGTGACGCGCTGGCCCGCGAGGTGCTCGAGGGCCGTTCCCCGTATGTGCTGGTCCTGCGCGCGCTGGCCCCCTCCCGGGACTGGCCGCTGCCGCTCCACGCGCCGCACACGCCGGAGTGGTCGGGGCCGCTCGAACCCGGCGCGGGGGACGACAAGTACAGCGGCGGGGTGGTCGGCCTGTGCGCGGGGTCGGGGACGTACCCGGGGGCCGCGGTGCTCACCGCCCTGGGGGCCGTGCGTGCGACCAGTGCGATGGTCCGGTACGTCGGCCCGCTGGGGCGTGACGTCGTCCGGGCGGTGCCGGAGGTGGTCATCTCCGCCACGGTGGCGGACACCGGCCGGGTGCAGGCGTGGGTCGTCGGACCCGGCCGCGGCGAGGACGCGTCCGAGCTCGAGGAGCTGCTGGCCCGCCCCGAACCGCTGCTTGTCGACGCCGACGCGATCACCCTCCTCGCCCGCTCCCCGGAGCTGCGCTCCGCGCTGCGGGCGCGGGAGGGGGACACCCTGCTCACCCCGCACGCCGGCGAGTTCCGCCGCCTGGCCGACGCCGTCGGCGGCCTGCCGGACGTCACCGCCGACCCCCTCGGGGCGGTGCAGGCGCTGGCGGAGGACCTGCGGTGTGAGGTGCTGCTCAAGGGCCGCCGCACGATCCTGTGGACCGGCGGGCGGATCGTCACCGTCGACGCCGGCTCCTCCTGGGCCGCGACGCCCGGCTCGGGGGACGTGCTCGCCGGGATCGCGGGGGCGTGGATCGCCCGCGCCGGGATGCCCGGCGTCGTGGAGGCGGTGGCGGTCCACGGGGTGGCCACGTGGCTGTCCGCGCAGACCCCCGACGGGCCCGCACCGACCTCGGCCTCCCGGATCGCGGAGGCGGTGCCGCAGGCGACGGCACGGCTGTCACGGGGGCGTCGACAAGCGGAAAACCGCGCCACCCACGAGGGGTGA
- the paaA gene encoding 1,2-phenylacetyl-CoA epoxidase subunit PaaA yields the protein MTTATENLSPADAAGQENFDRLIAEDSRIEPTDWMPAAYRKTLTRQISQHAHSEIIGMQPEANWITRAPSLKRKAILIAKVQDEAGHGLYLYSAAETLQTGRDELVDQLLEGRAKYSSIFNYPARTWADIGAIGWLVDGAAIANQVPLCRASYAPYGRAMVRICKEESFHQRQGWEILYELSHGTPEQKQMAQEAINRFYGPALQMFGPPDNDSPNSKQSMDWKIKRFSNDELRQRFVDMIVPQAEALGLHFEDPDLKWNEERGHYDFGELDWAEFYSAIKGAGPCNVQRMQRRRQAFEEGAWVREAAAAYAEKYQSSDSQLIA from the coding sequence ATGACCACCGCCACCGAAAACCTCTCCCCCGCCGATGCGGCCGGGCAGGAGAACTTCGACCGCCTCATCGCGGAAGACTCCCGCATCGAGCCCACCGACTGGATGCCTGCCGCATACCGCAAGACCCTGACCCGTCAGATCTCCCAGCACGCACACTCGGAGATCATCGGCATGCAGCCGGAGGCGAACTGGATCACCCGCGCGCCCTCCCTGAAGCGCAAGGCCATCCTCATCGCCAAGGTCCAGGACGAGGCCGGCCACGGCCTCTACCTGTACTCGGCCGCCGAGACCCTGCAGACCGGCCGCGACGAGCTCGTCGACCAGCTGCTCGAGGGTCGCGCCAAGTACTCCTCGATCTTCAACTACCCGGCACGCACCTGGGCCGACATCGGAGCCATCGGCTGGCTCGTCGACGGTGCCGCCATCGCGAACCAGGTCCCGCTGTGCCGTGCGTCCTACGCACCCTACGGCCGCGCCATGGTCCGCATCTGCAAGGAGGAGTCCTTCCACCAGCGCCAGGGCTGGGAGATCCTCTACGAGCTCTCCCACGGCACCCCGGAGCAGAAGCAGATGGCACAGGAGGCCATCAACCGCTTCTACGGCCCGGCACTGCAGATGTTCGGCCCGCCGGACAACGACTCCCCGAACTCCAAGCAGTCCATGGACTGGAAGATCAAGCGCTTCTCCAACGACGAGCTGCGCCAGCGCTTCGTCGACATGATCGTCCCGCAGGCCGAGGCCCTGGGCCTCCACTTCGAGGACCCGGACCTCAAGTGGAACGAGGAGCGCGGCCACTACGACTTCGGCGAGCTCGACTGGGCCGAGTTCTACTCCGCCATCAAGGGCGCCGGCCCCTGCAACGTCCAGCGCATGCAGCGTCGCCGCCAGGCCTTCGAGGAGGGTGCCTGGGTCCGCGAGGCCGCAGCCGCCTACGCCGAGAAGTACCAGTCCTCCGACTCCCAGCTCATCGCCTAA
- a CDS encoding MFS transporter, with translation MTNDTLASGATGTVSTTDPQPITAEHRRVLSGAMVGTTIEWFDFFIYAQAAALIFAAQYFNPASNESPTMAQIISWASLGISFLFRPLGAIIAGHLGDRLGRKPVLVITLLGMGGATVAMGLLPTYAQIGIAAPVILVFLRILQGLSAGGEWGGAALLAVEHAPVHRRGYFGAFPQVGVPAGMLLATLFMLVLSATLSTEQFESWGWRIPFVSSLVLIVIGFLIRRLVEESPVFSELEELKKKSSAPLSKLFKEHSGKVALAAFIFAGVNAAGYLAIAYIVSYGTKVVGYDRTTTLAVTAATAISWIVATLVFGALSDTLGRKQVFALGYIGSILWAIPTWLLVDTGNVALFIMAMVVLGILLGSTYGPQSALYAEMFPAEVRLSGVSIGYAIGSIIGGAFAPMIATMLLEGTGTSLSIGIYIAVVSLISLIAVFMVPKGIQGKSLH, from the coding sequence ATGACCAACGACACTCTCGCCTCCGGCGCCACCGGCACGGTCTCCACCACGGATCCGCAGCCGATCACCGCGGAGCACCGCCGTGTCCTCTCCGGCGCCATGGTCGGAACCACGATCGAGTGGTTCGACTTCTTCATCTACGCTCAGGCAGCGGCGCTCATCTTCGCTGCCCAGTACTTCAACCCCGCCTCCAACGAGTCCCCGACGATGGCCCAGATCATCTCCTGGGCGTCCCTGGGCATCTCGTTCCTCTTCCGCCCCCTGGGTGCGATCATCGCCGGCCACCTCGGCGACCGTCTCGGTCGTAAGCCGGTCCTCGTCATCACCCTGCTGGGCATGGGCGGCGCGACCGTGGCCATGGGCCTTCTGCCCACCTACGCGCAGATCGGCATCGCCGCCCCGGTGATCCTGGTCTTCCTGCGTATCCTGCAGGGCCTGTCCGCAGGTGGTGAGTGGGGCGGCGCCGCCCTGCTGGCCGTCGAGCACGCGCCGGTCCACCGCCGCGGCTACTTCGGTGCCTTCCCGCAGGTCGGCGTCCCGGCCGGCATGCTGCTGGCCACCCTGTTCATGCTGGTCCTCTCCGCGACCCTGAGCACCGAGCAGTTCGAGTCCTGGGGCTGGCGTATCCCGTTCGTCTCCTCCCTCGTCCTGATCGTCATCGGCTTCCTCATCCGTCGCCTGGTCGAGGAGTCCCCGGTCTTCTCCGAGCTGGAGGAGCTGAAGAAGAAGTCCTCCGCACCGCTGTCCAAGCTGTTCAAGGAGCACTCCGGCAAGGTCGCCCTGGCCGCCTTCATCTTCGCGGGCGTCAACGCCGCGGGCTACCTGGCCATCGCGTACATCGTCTCCTACGGCACCAAGGTCGTCGGTTACGACCGCACCACCACCCTGGCCGTCACCGCCGCCACGGCGATCTCCTGGATCGTCGCGACGCTGGTCTTCGGTGCTCTGTCCGACACCCTGGGCCGCAAGCAGGTCTTCGCCCTCGGTTACATCGGTTCCATCCTGTGGGCCATCCCGACCTGGCTGCTCGTCGACACCGGCAACGTCGCGCTGTTCATCATGGCGATGGTCGTCCTCGGCATCCTGCTCGGTTCCACCTACGGCCCGCAGTCTGCGCTGTACGCCGAGATGTTCCCGGCTGAGGTCCGCCTCTCCGGTGTCTCCATCGGCTACGCCATCGGTTCCATCATCGGTGGTGCCTTCGCCCCGATGATCGCCACGATGCTGCTCGAGGGCACCGGCACCTCCCTCTCCATCGGCATCTACATCGCGGTGGTCTCCCTCATCTCGCTCATCGCGGTCTTCATGGTCCCGAAGGGCATTCAGGGCAAGTCCCTGCACTAG